One Pirellulaceae bacterium DNA segment encodes these proteins:
- a CDS encoding FAD binding domain-containing protein, producing MKNFEFAQPKTEAEALELLSSQPGHTELLAGGTDLVGLMKRMVVTPQRVVDIGRIDSIRTVDRDPLGNLWIGTGVNLDDFLGSSLTDPYPAVKHAIQGINSLQLQAQGTLGGELLRRPQCWYFRDGHGLLADGGRTVVQGDNRFHAILGNRGAAKFVNASRLAPALISLQAQVRILGPNPEDESIVSLERLFQTPGSETERENSLLPNQLLTHLILPQDQGELSASYEVRQGEGPDAPLAAAAATFAVAAGVVQHARIVMGQVAPTPWISAEAEAVLTGQPVNQETARQAGLAAVRDAMPLSENEYKVQLAQVAVQRAILRAAGLDTGGF from the coding sequence ATGAAGAATTTTGAATTTGCTCAGCCGAAAACTGAGGCGGAAGCATTGGAGTTGCTTTCATCGCAGCCAGGGCACACTGAATTATTAGCCGGTGGGACGGATCTGGTCGGATTAATGAAACGCATGGTCGTCACACCGCAGCGTGTGGTTGACATTGGGCGAATTGATTCCATTCGCACCGTTGACCGCGATCCTCTGGGCAATCTCTGGATTGGGACGGGGGTAAACCTGGACGATTTTCTTGGCAGCTCGCTGACCGATCCCTACCCGGCGGTTAAGCATGCAATCCAGGGGATCAATAGCCTGCAGTTGCAAGCGCAGGGGACGCTGGGCGGTGAACTGCTCCGTCGCCCTCAATGCTGGTACTTCCGAGATGGTCATGGTTTGCTGGCCGATGGCGGTAGGACTGTTGTGCAAGGTGATAATCGTTTTCATGCGATTCTCGGGAATCGAGGCGCTGCGAAATTTGTCAATGCCTCACGCTTGGCGCCAGCGCTGATCTCGCTGCAGGCCCAAGTCCGGATTTTGGGCCCTAACCCGGAGGATGAGTCGATCGTTTCATTGGAACGATTGTTTCAAACGCCAGGCAGCGAGACGGAACGAGAGAACAGTTTGTTGCCCAATCAGTTACTGACTCATCTGATTTTGCCACAGGATCAGGGAGAGCTCAGTGCTTCCTATGAAGTTCGGCAGGGCGAAGGTCCGGACGCTCCGCTGGCCGCCGCTGCCGCTACGTTCGCGGTCGCTGCCGGCGTTGTCCAGCATGCTCGTATCGTGATGGGACAAGTGGCCCCGACCCCCTGGATTTCTGCGGAGGCGGAAGCCGTGTTGACCGGCCAACCCGTCAATCAAGAAACTGCCAGGCAGGCTGGCCTGGCCGCTGTAAGGGATGCGATGCCACTGTCGGAAAACGAATACAAAGTTCAACTGGCCCAGGTTGCCGTGCAGCGTGCGATTTTGCGGGCCGCCGGACTCGATACGGGAGGATTTTGA